In the genome of Candidatus Palauibacter australiensis, one region contains:
- a CDS encoding D-2-hydroxyacid dehydrogenase, with amino-acid sequence MKVVVADLWPGRTAELAEVAPGVDLVVVGDGQAAAAEAHDADAVLGVLNADILAAGDQLRWVQLASAGVERYLALPGLSDAEDLVITNAQRIFAPGGAEHALGMALVLARRFHTALDLQRERRWDIRPLTGPSPYRGEGSQLLELRGRTMLVIGLGGIGTETARIAHGIGMRVIATRNSSREGPDFVERVGLASELLDLVPEADVIVNALPLTPETDGVIDEAFFELTRPTALYITLGRGRTTNTAALVRALREGRIAGAGLDVVDPEPLPRDHVLWSMPNVIITPHLGGDSDEHMERMWTLFRENLRRFAAGERLLAVVDRERGY; translated from the coding sequence GTGAAAGTCGTCGTCGCCGATCTGTGGCCCGGCCGCACGGCCGAACTCGCGGAGGTCGCCCCCGGGGTGGACCTCGTCGTCGTCGGAGACGGCCAGGCCGCGGCAGCCGAAGCGCACGACGCCGACGCGGTCCTCGGCGTGCTGAACGCGGACATCCTCGCCGCCGGCGACCAGCTCCGCTGGGTGCAGCTCGCCTCTGCGGGGGTCGAACGCTACCTCGCGTTGCCCGGGCTCTCCGACGCCGAGGACCTCGTCATCACCAACGCCCAGCGGATCTTCGCCCCCGGCGGCGCGGAGCACGCGCTCGGCATGGCGCTCGTGCTGGCGCGACGGTTCCACACGGCGCTCGACCTGCAGCGCGAGCGGCGCTGGGACATCCGGCCGCTGACCGGGCCGTCCCCCTACCGCGGTGAGGGCAGCCAGTTACTCGAACTTCGCGGCCGCACGATGCTCGTCATCGGCCTCGGCGGGATCGGGACGGAAACCGCGCGCATCGCGCACGGGATCGGCATGCGGGTCATCGCCACGCGGAACAGCAGCCGGGAGGGGCCCGATTTCGTAGAGCGGGTCGGGCTGGCGTCGGAACTGCTGGATCTGGTTCCCGAGGCGGACGTCATCGTCAACGCCCTGCCGCTCACGCCGGAGACGGACGGCGTCATCGACGAGGCCTTCTTCGAGCTGACGCGGCCCACCGCGCTCTACATCACCCTCGGGCGCGGCCGCACAACGAACACGGCGGCGCTCGTCCGCGCGCTGAGGGAGGGCCGGATCGCGGGCGCGGGGCTGGACGTGGTGGATCCCGAGCCGCTCCCGCGGGACCACGTCCTCTGGTCGATGCCGAACGTGATCATCACGCCGCACCTGGGCGGCGACTCCGATGAACACATGGAGCGGATGTGGACGCTCTTCCGCGAGAACCTGCGGCGCTTCGCGGCCGGCGAGCGGCTCCTGGCCGTCGTCGACCGGGAGCGCGGCTACTAG